The Actinomycetota bacterium genome window below encodes:
- a CDS encoding sulfurtransferase TusA family protein, with amino-acid sequence MSAQVQADKVLDVKGLLCPLPVIKLSKAIKEIEVGQVVQMLATDPGAQPDMDAWAKNTGHELIDSDVDSDVFRFWVRRTK; translated from the coding sequence ATGAGCGCCCAAGTTCAAGCAGACAAGGTTCTGGACGTCAAGGGACTGCTCTGCCCCTTGCCGGTGATCAAGCTGTCCAAGGCGATCAAAGAGATCGAGGTCGGTCAGGTCGTGCAGATGCTTGCCACCGACCCGGGGGCCCAGCCCGACATGGATGCCTGGGCGAAGAACACGGGTCATGAGCTGATCGATTCCGACGTCGACAGCGACGTCTTCCGCTTCTGGGTCCGCCGGACGAAGTAG
- a CDS encoding DsrE family protein has product MDDDAKRILYVMTHGTDTPERSATPFFLSAAGAACEHEVSIYFTMNGPQLLRKGVAEKMGPKGDRGQPLRFFIDQALDIGVNLYVCQSSLDLHDMTMEDVIDGVKMIGGAAFNDMAVEADAVISF; this is encoded by the coding sequence GTGGACGACGACGCCAAGCGGATCCTCTACGTGATGACGCACGGGACCGACACGCCCGAGCGCTCGGCCACACCGTTCTTCCTATCCGCCGCCGGGGCGGCCTGCGAGCACGAGGTCTCGATCTACTTCACCATGAACGGCCCGCAGCTCCTGCGCAAGGGCGTTGCAGAGAAGATGGGCCCCAAGGGCGACCGGGGACAGCCGCTGCGCTTCTTCATCGATCAGGCACTCGACATCGGCGTGAACCTCTACGTCTGCCAGTCGAGCCTGGACCTTCACGACATGACCATGGAAGACGTGATCGATGGCGTGAAGATGATCGGCGGGGCAGCGTTCAACGACATGGCCGTTGAGGCCGACGCTGTCATCTCATTCTGA